From the genome of Setaria viridis chromosome 1, Setaria_viridis_v4.0, whole genome shotgun sequence:
CAAGACATGTTGAGCAACTAGTAGTTTTTGGAGGATTTACAGACACCCAATTTTTGGAAAGGAGTTTGGTAAAACAATTCAATGAATTGGAAAATAGGTGACTCATTTTATCAGTCAGAAATCTGTACCATTTACATGTTCTACGTTTGCTTGAGATTGATATTCCATCTATCTGAATTATTTTGATTAAAATTGTTTGTTATTTGAACATTCAATATTTATCAGTCAAATCTTTGTATTTTCACTTTCCACAGAATAAACAATTTCAGATATGTTGCTTGTTGCTTAAACATAGCCGATCCTTGCCTTGGCTAAGAATTGTTTATGCTGTACTTACCATTTCTGTTGTCATCCACTTCAGCTTGAAGGAGGCTTTCTTGATGCCGTTTACCACTCTCTCTTCGCAAATACACTGTCAAGGATTGCTTCCTCTATACCCTGTTACATCATCAGATACCTTGTCTTCAACCTGTACACCGGCATCGATATCATCCTATAAGGTTTATGTTCGCCTCTGTGATTTTTGATACGTGTGTTAGCATCATGGTCATAAAGTAGATCATACTCATTATTTACTATCATGCCTGTCTGTAACTCCTGTACACACCTTGCATTAATTCAATGATCCCGTTCTTCATAATTTTTACTCATCATGACTTCAAAAAGCAGGATGAAGATTCACAGCATGAGGAATCCTCGTATAACTTGACTGACTATGTATGTTTCAAGATACCGGATGGATCATTAAATAAAAGAAATTGCATCGGTGTGATAAAGGACTCTGGTAACTGTTGTACTGCCCTCAGCATGGCGTCACTTTCAGGTTTTCTATTGCATATGCCTGATGAATATGAGTGTGTTGACCTGTCTCTTTATAAGGTACTCCCTGTTTGTGTTCAGAGGATATTCTACATTATTTGGCATAGCTTACAAAAATACCGATTACCCATTTTTAAAACAGGACAACCAAGTAATTTTACTACTGAGTGAAAGGTCTCATTCTGATAGCCCTGGAAGATCTTGGATGGTGATGCTGCAGACACAGAACTTTTCCTTTACGCCACTCTCAAGAACATCCCCTACAAATATTTACAGTCTGCAAAAATTGGTGGTAATAATTCTGTAAATGTTTATTCTACGTTTGATCTTCTGGCACATAGCAGCTAGTTCTTACAACTATATGTAATCATCAACCTGGTCTTCGAAACGGTGTACTGACAATGGTACTCATAATGTAACCTAACCTTATCTTTTCTGTTAAGAGGTAATATCTTTGCTCCTTTCCTGTCATGACACTTGTAGGCACTGGATCTCCAATTGGACACAGATTATGGGAAAGTTCGTAGCATACCTCACATCGTGTCTACTCCACTTGCAGTCAGTGGTATGTCGAGCATGAGCTTTCTATGTATGAATCTTAGCTGTTATTACATTATGGTGTGACTCCTGACGCTTGCTTCTCTGATTGTTTTATGCAGCATCAAGAGGAGTCGCTTGTGTCTTTTCATCTCGGAGGCATGCCTTGGTTTATATCCttgatgaagatgaggacgAGGACGGGGATGAAGTTTCTGATATGGAGTGATTGTTATCCAATTCCCGGCAGCCATTTCAGTGAATGTCATCATACCATATTAGTATGCTGGAAAAACAATGCAATAGCATTGTCTCCTGATCTTCATGTGCTGGAGGCAGGAGCCGGGAGATAGCAGCATGTACGGAAACTAACTTGCCTCTCGGAAACACTCGGTTTCACGACAAAGCAGTGAATGCTCTGGTTCTAAAGTTGCATCAGCGTGGTAGGAGGCCATGAtgtgctgccacttttggggCTGAAACTATCAGCTGCAGGCTGTATGGTGTTGGGCTATCTGCAGAGCGAGCTTTGATGGTATCTTAATTTATAGCTGCTGCCCGTTTCCTGATCGTGTTGTGTAGCTTGTGTTGCAAGTGTAGATGTAATGTAACGCTAACGTGCAAAAGACTGTCCTGCTAATCTTGATGATCACTAGTGACATGTAAAACGATGAAAATTTTTAGTGAATTCATTTTTGTACCGTTAAAGCTGCTTTAACTGGGAAGTAAGTGTAAACTTTTTTCTTGATTCCAGTATGCTAATTTGCTTGGCATTTTTAAATATCTCGCTAGGACTTGATATGTACGTCTGTAGATCCCGCACCCTACCATTGGGTGATTTATGTAAAAGAAAAAACCCATGAGTGTGTCGCAATTTTGTTTTGGCGATTGGAGTATTATTTAGGGACTCGTTGCAACAACCGACGCGGTCGTGATTCCGAGTTAACAGATTCTAAATCCAACAGTCAACGGCATAGTATTTTAGCAGCAGCTTGCGATTGCACAACAAATTCACAGCGGTCTGTGCATCAACGTAATCTTGTACAAGTGACTGTAGGTTAGTTAGCTGGCATCTGACGTCATGATTTGCCCGTGCCAACCGTCACCTAGTACCAGAGCTGAAATGCTTTGTAGCGTGCTTTACTGCAGCGCCAAATTCGTGTTCATGTCAACCCATCTGCTAACGCAGATGAAACCATCTCGATCGTTTCTGCTAGCACCGGATCGGACGCAAAGGCGGGCAGCAACTCGTGCAGCCGTTTCCAGTTGAGCAGCTGAAAGTCTCTGCTCGATGGTGTATTGCCTACGACGCGAACCCGCCATCTGGTCTGATCTTGAAATCCAAAGCAAAGATTTAAAACTgccgaaaaaagaaaaaaataaagccAAAAAAACTGCTGTATCGCCCGCATCACACCGGCCACCAGTCCCCCCTCTTTCGTTCCCAGATCTCCCCGCCCCGCATCTCGCTcgctcgcccgcccgccggcgagggggcgcgcgccggccgccgccgccgcgatgtaCCTGGCGTACGGGTGGCCGCAGTCGATCCCTCTGGACCCGGACGACTCGGACCGCGTGGTCCTCCTCCGCGTCcttggccgcctcctcctcgccgtttGCCCCGCCTCGCTCCACCTCTGGTCCGCCGCCCAACACCgggtccgcctcgcccgcttcGACCGCTCCGCGGACTCCCTCGCCGCCCACGGCCAGAACGCGCACGCCGTGTGGAGCCCTGACGCCAAGACCGTCGCCGTCCTGGTCAGcccacctctctccctctcctcggTTGATCCGGCTTGCGCACTCCGGGCGCAGCAACTTACCGTGTTTGTATCTCTCTGCTTTGTGTAGACCTCCTCCTTCTACCTCCACATATACAGGGTTCAGCTCTCAGGGAAGCCACTGATCGTCGGTGGCAAGCAGCTCCCGGGGCTTTGCCTGGCCAGTATATCCCAAATCATCACCGAGAAGGTTCCTCTCGCCAATGGCGTTGCCATAACGTACCGTGTTCGCTTCTCCTAAGTCTTCATCTGCAGAATGAGGTGCACAACTCCTGCAGGGGAGCTGACTTGTGACTTTGATGTTGTGTTGCAGGAGCAATTTCGTATGTGATAGCAAAAGCATGCTCCTCGGATTATCCAATGGGCATGTGCAGGTCGTGTCCTGGAATGCTGAGGTACATGGAAATGCATGCTACTTTTGTTTCTTGTAAGTTACTGATTATTAGGTGTGAAACAGTTCTGCTGTACTCTCGTCCTACATGCTATGCTAAGTGTTGTCAATGTCTTTGTTGTTGCTTGCCAGTTCTCAGATAGCTTCAAGCTTGGTTGCTCTGTGTGTTCATCTGAGAAACCTACTGCTGTCATAGATGCGTTGGTGTTTGATCCTCCCAGTTTGCGAGAAAACTCTGATGCAAGGCCTGCTCCTTGCTGCACAGGCAATTCTTCTATTGTCCATGTTGAGCTGTCGGTGAAGCTAAGGTTGCTTGTTGCTTTGTACTCAGGCTGTCACATTGCCCTCTGTACTGTTGGTAAGAAGGGATTAAAGCAGCCTGGCAGCATCAGAGTGGAGAGATGGTTGAACACTGATGATGCAATGTGTACTTCTGTGGCTTCTGAGCAACAGATTCTTGCTGTAGGATGCAGCAGAGGTGTTGTTGAATTGTATGATCTAGCTGAGAACACACGTCATATACGAACAATTTCGTTATATGATTGGGGGTAAGTCTCACAtcaaattttattttacataAGCTAGTAGGATAGGACCTGTAGTAGTTGTTACATTACATGGATACTTCTGGCTGACTGCTTAAATTTCTGGTAGTTGATTGCAAATTCTTGCTAATTTCTTAGAAAATCCTGCCAGGCAGGTTTTTTTGGATAAAAGTCTTTAACATCATGTTATCCTGTGTTTAGTATTGATCATTTCATTTTGCCTAGTGTTATCAAATGCTTAGCATTAATAAACCTTCTGTGGTTAAAGGTGTAACCATGTCAATTTACTCAGCACTACCTTTTGGTTATTCTATTGAAGTTGAGCCATAACtgctcttttttccttcttttcttggGTACAATATTTGTAGGTATTCAGTGGAAGATACTGGTCCTGTTGCCTGTATATCTTGGACGCCTGACAATTGCGCTTTTGCAGTTGGGTGGAAATTTAGAGGACTTACTGTATGGTCTGTGTCTGGATGCCGATTGATGTGTACTATTCGTCAAACTGGATCAAATTCTGCCTCATCTCCAATGGTGAAACCTAGTGCTCTAAAATTTGAGCCTCTAATGGGAGGGACATCACACATACAATGGGATGATAATGGATACAAGTTATTTGCTGTTGAGGAAAGCTTGTCAGAAAGGGTTCTTGCTTTCTCATTTGCCAAATGTTGCCTAAACAGAGGACTTTCAGGCACAACATATTCCCACCAGGTTCTTTATGGAGATGATCGAATCCTGTTGGTGCAACCGGATGatgctgatgaactgaagtTATTACACCTTAATGTTCCAGTTAAGTGTTAGTTTCCTCTCCTTTGATTTATTTGAGAGGTTAACAAGCTGTAAAATATGCTGTTTGATGATGCATGTTgtaataatatatatttttcgaAGCAGGTTTCCTACATTTCCCAGAACTGGCCAGTTCTACATGTAGTGGCGAGCAACGATGGTATGTACTTAGCAGTTGCTGGTTCTCATGGGCTAGTGCTGTATGATCTGCGAAATAAAAGGTGGCGTTTTTTTGGTGATGTTACACAAGAGCAAAAGATCCAATGCAAAGGCCTATTGTGGCTGGGAAAGATTGTTATTGTATGCAACTATGTTGAATCATCAAATACGTGAGTGTTCACTTTCATACCATCTTTGTTGCTATTCCTATCTTGTAACTCCCTTGAAGTTAAACATGGAACTCAATGTCTATATGGGAGTATTTATATGGGAGGTTCTTGCATTGAACTTTGTTTCCGGAAATACTAAATGAACTATGTTTTTCTGCTTATATGTCAAACTGTTGTGTTCAATATTTTATATTTCCTTAGTGCTCCTATTCCTTTCTAATCACAATATATTTTTCCTTCACTATGAATTGTTATTTGACATTTACCTATATCCGTGACATGTTTGTTTCTTTCGTCTCAGGTATGAGCTTCTCTTTTTCCCAAGATATCATCTTGATTATAGCTCCTTACTCTACCGGAAACCACTTCTTGGAAGGCCAATTGCCATGGATGTTTTCCAGAATTACATATTAGTTACCTACAGTCCATTTGATGTGCATATCTTCCATGTGGTGATATCGGGAGAACTGTCACCTGCTAGCAATCCGGTTTTACAGGTAATGTTCTTTATGAAAAAATTTCAATCTCAATTCAGAATGTGTTGCCAAATTCTCTCCATAAGTAGATATTTTTATTCTTTGTGAACAGCTTTCAACAGTACGAGAACTTTCAATCATGAGTCCAAAGAGCCCCCCTGTTTCAATGCGCTTCATTCCTGATCAAAATGACAAAGGAGCGCTGAAACAAAATGCTAGTGGATCTTCTGATCTTTTATCCGAGCAACCATCAAGGTACTTTTTACCCTAGATGTCACTCAATCCTTTTCTCCTTGGTTTTTATTGGGTTTTTTATGAAATCAGATGTTTGATCTTGCGGACCAATGGTGAACTTTCTGTGCTGGACATGGATGATGGACACGAACATGCACTCACAAATTCAGTTGAACTCTTTTGGGTCACCTGTTCACAATTCGAAGAGAAGGGTAGCCTTATTAAAGAGGTTTCATGGCTTGACTATGGTCATCGGGGTATGCAGGTTAGATTCCATCTTATTTCTTCTACATATTTACTCCACCATAGGTTGAtagttatatatttttttcaaatgtcCCTTTGTACCCTTTTACACAAAGCTGGTTGCAGGTATGGTATCCATCACATGGAGCAGATCCTTTTAAGCAAGAAGATTTCTTGCAGGTATAAGTTTCTGTCTCGAGATAGCTCTGAATCTGTTGAGTTTTGCCACCTTCCTTTTTTGGAATTTATTGTAGTCATAATGTTTTCATTCTCTGCTCTCCCTTTTTGTTTTGCGTTGAAGACCTTTTGATTATGATATTGACAGATAGTTGTACATGCTTCTCATGTGATTCTGTAGTTGGATCCTGAGCTTGAATTTGATCGTGAGGTGTATCCTCTTGGTCTTCTTCCAAATGTTGGTGTGGTCGTTGGTGTTTCTCAGAGAATGTCCTTCTCAACTGCTGAGTTTCCATGCTTTGAGCCTTCACCTCAAGCCCAAACAATATTGCATTGTTTATTACGACATCTACTTCAGGTAAAAGAAAATTATTACATCATGGAATTCTTTAACCGACGGTGCTATCATGAGCTAATCGCATCAAGTTTTGTTTTAAACTATTGGCATTAAATTTTTTCCTGTTGCCAATAAATTAACTCCTATGTGAATTGTTTAAACCAGAGGGACAAGATTGAAGAAGCTTTGCGCTTGGCGAATTTGTCAGCAGAAAAACCTCACTTTTCACACTGTTTAGAGTGGCTTCTGTTTACGGTATTCGATGCAGATATATCAAGGTATTTTGTTTCTAGCTTGCTATGTTCTGAAACAAAGGCACCATTGCTTTATAATGTTCCATCTATAATTTAGTGGCTTTGCTAGTTTGCACTCTGGTAACTCTTTTTGCTGAAATTTTATAGCACCATGTTTTAATTGCAGGCCAAGTGCTTCAAAGAACCAGGTTTTACAAAAAGTAAATTCTCCAAAGAAGTCTCTTCTTGAGAAGACATGCGACCTATTGCGGAATTTTCCTGAATATATGGATGTTGTAGTCAGTGTTGCTAGGAAAACAGATGGTCGACACTGGGCTGATCTTTTCTCTGCAGCCGGACGATCCACGGAGTAAGTTTTCAGCCCTTCTATTTGAACTAATGATATTCgtaaaattcaaatttccaaATAGTGATCTTTGATTTCTCCAGTCATCCTCCTAACTGTAGCAATTACAACATGTCCAATTTCATTGATGCATATGAGGTGTGCCTGTAGTTTGCATGTAGTTACACTGCCCACATCATCTCACTGATTCTATGTTGATTCTGTTCACTGACCCACAAGAGAGGTTGTTAAGGCTAGTCATTATGGGTTACTCTTGCAGAAAAAGAATCGCAGTTGTAATAGTCACTGCTGAGAAATTTAGAGAACTGCCTGGTTTCTTATTTTTGAGAGGACAGAGGATGCGTTTGGTTTCTGTTTGTCGGTTTTCATCAACTTTCAGTTATGCTTATAGCATAAGAATAACTAACATTATCACATTTTATTGATATACCAGGGTGTGAGCAGGGTTTGTATCCTTGAATAGGGCTAGCTTGAAATTACTAAGACAAGATCTTTATACAGTGTTTGCTTGCAAAGATTTCAAATCAAATACTTATGCTCTTAGTACAACCAATCTTTACCGTGTTTGTTTGCAAAGATTTCAAATCAAATACTTATGCTCTTAATACAACCAATATTTTGTGATAGGATGTTTGAGGAATGCTTCCAACGGAGATGGTACAGGACTGCTGCTTGCTACATACTGGTACGTAACTGCTCCATTCTGTTATGGTAATCCCTTTTAGAACGTATTGATTGCTATCTGATGCTGTTTTTGATACTGCACTTTTGTGTCATTTTTATTGCGTGCATTAATTGGGTCCAATTATGTATAAAGTTTGATCATTGTAATTTGTTATTACGATCATCGTTGTCACCAATTTCTGCTAGAAGTAGCATTGAAAATGTTTGCAATTATAGGTCATTGCTAAGCTGGAGGGCCCTGCAGTCAGTCAGTACTGTGCACTTCGTTTGCTACAAGTAATTCTCTTACCTTCACCATGAGGTGGTTTAGTCTGGACGTTAGTTTGATGTTCCATCTCTTACTTCTGTATGGTTGTTGTTTTCCAGGCTACACTTGATGAATCTTTGTATGAGCTTGCTGGGGAGTTGGTACGCTTCTTATGCTATatgttttctctcttttttttaatattaatACACTACAGAGGAATAAAGGAGTACCTTCATGTACTTAGGTTCGCTTCTTGCTAAGATCTGGAAGAGACTTTGAAAATGCAACCTCAGACTCCGAGAAGCTCTCTCCAAGATTTCTTGGCTACTTTCTATTCCGTTCACCATATAAGCGGCAATCTTCTGATTTGAAAAGGTTCACTTTCTACTTGacacttaattttttttatttttgagaaaaaacCACTCATTTGTTTCCTTGTTTGACAGTAACTCAATGAAAGAACTTAGTCCACATATTGCCTCTGTTATGAACATTCTAGAGAGCCATGCTAGCTATTTGATGTCTGGCAAGGAGCTTTCTAAACTCGTCGCTTTTGTCAAAGGGACACAATTTGATCTTGTGGTGAGTTTTTCATCATTCATCAGCGCAGCAGATCTTATTGTCCAGAGCCATATGTAACGATCTACATTGTAATGTCATGTAGGAATATCTTCAACGAGAAAGATTAGGGTCTGCTCGGCT
Proteins encoded in this window:
- the LOC117840661 gene encoding uncharacterized protein; translated protein: MYLAYGWPQSIPLDPDDSDRVVLLRVLGRLLLAVCPASLHLWSAAQHRVRLARFDRSADSLAAHGQNAHAVWSPDAKTVAVLTSSFYLHIYRVQLSGKPLIVGGKQLPGLCLASISQIITEKVPLANGVAITSNFVCDSKSMLLGLSNGHVQVVSWNAEFSDSFKLGCSVCSSEKPTAVIDALVFDPPSLRENSDARPAPCCTGNSSIVHVELSVKLRLLVALYSGCHIALCTVGKKGLKQPGSIRVERWLNTDDAMCTSVASEQQILAVGCSRGVVELYDLAENTRHIRTISLYDWGYSVEDTGPVACISWTPDNCAFAVGWKFRGLTVWSVSGCRLMCTIRQTGSNSASSPMVKPSALKFEPLMGGTSHIQWDDNGYKLFAVEESLSERVLAFSFAKCCLNRGLSGTTYSHQVLYGDDRILLVQPDDADELKLLHLNVPVSYISQNWPVLHVVASNDGMYLAVAGSHGLVLYDLRNKRWRFFGDVTQEQKIQCKGLLWLGKIVIVCNYVESSNTYELLFFPRYHLDYSSLLYRKPLLGRPIAMDVFQNYILVTYSPFDVHIFHVVISGELSPASNPVLQLSTVRELSIMSPKSPPVSMRFIPDQNDKGALKQNASGSSDLLSEQPSRCLILRTNGELSVLDMDDGHEHALTNSVELFWVTCSQFEEKGSLIKEVSWLDYGHRGMQVWYPSHGADPFKQEDFLQLDPELEFDREVYPLGLLPNVGVVVGVSQRMSFSTAEFPCFEPSPQAQTILHCLLRHLLQRDKIEEALRLANLSAEKPHFSHCLEWLLFTVFDADISRPSASKNQVLQKVNSPKKSLLEKTCDLLRNFPEYMDVVVSVARKTDGRHWADLFSAAGRSTEMFEECFQRRWYRTAACYILVIAKLEGPAVSQYCALRLLQATLDESLYELAGELVRFLLRSGRDFENATSDSEKLSPRFLGYFLFRSPYKRQSSDLKSNSMKELSPHIASVMNILESHASYLMSGKELSKLVAFVKGTQFDLVEYLQRERLGSARLENFASALELIGQKLQMDTLQSRLDAEFLLAHMCSVKFKEWIVVLATLLRRAEVLVDLFRHDLRLWKAYSITLQSHDVFREYLDLLNMLEEQLSSVSGLTLQNGPLS